The Microbacterium limosum genome contains a region encoding:
- a CDS encoding PH domain-containing protein, translating to MTNPPPPSSGPDTPTTGETGRADAAASDPNEDEVLARGTFTRLAEPRGAARLAPDDGSWHQISPKYVWVQVISTGAFLAVVVVGMLVLALALHQTWAFIPGGILSVILVWTLAITPRQARSIGYRLRRDDLVFRRGILWQRLVAVPYGRMQLVDITHGPLDRGFGIAQLKLVTAAAATGVTIPGLAQETAEHLRDVLIEVAESRRTGL from the coding sequence ATGACGAACCCCCCGCCCCCGAGCTCGGGACCGGACACACCCACGACTGGTGAGACGGGTCGGGCGGATGCCGCGGCATCCGACCCGAACGAGGACGAGGTCCTCGCGCGGGGCACGTTCACGCGTCTCGCGGAACCGCGCGGCGCGGCGCGCCTCGCCCCCGACGACGGGTCGTGGCACCAGATCTCGCCGAAGTACGTCTGGGTGCAGGTCATCTCCACGGGGGCGTTCCTCGCCGTCGTGGTGGTCGGAATGCTCGTGCTCGCGCTCGCACTGCACCAGACGTGGGCGTTCATCCCCGGCGGCATCCTGTCGGTGATCCTCGTGTGGACGCTGGCGATCACCCCGCGGCAGGCCCGGTCGATCGGGTACCGGCTGCGCCGCGACGACCTCGTCTTCCGGCGAGGCATCCTGTGGCAACGGCTCGTGGCCGTGCCGTACGGGCGGATGCAGCTGGTCGACATCACGCACGGTCCGCTCGATCGCGGCTTCGGGATCGCCCAGCTAAAGCTCGTGACCGCCGCGGCCGCCACGGGAGTGACGATCCCGGGCCTTGCGCAGGAGACCGCCGAGCACCTGCGCGATGTGCTGATCGAGGTGGCGGAGTCGCGGCGGACCGGGCTGTGA
- a CDS encoding PH domain-containing protein, whose amino-acid sequence MTGPQPDGESRVRPPAPVHAVPEDVDAAARRSQETLSRESRSDLSDGQWHRLHPLTPLFRGGLFLVVVIGIVLANMRDRLVAIFLPWLIPDLPDGVSSGDPVDWVIEEGLLALATVVVLAALVVIVGGFYLSWRFHTFRITDDDVEVRQGILFRSQRRAPLDRVQGVNLTRPLVARLAGLAKLEVVGAGTDANVKLEYLTTANAERVRADILRLASGRRLAERVEEARSPSRASAVSAAVSEGITGLIAGAEGPDEEPESVVHIPTGRLVASQVLGGGTLWLLLLIIAMIVGGVVGSPWVLIGIVPAVLGIGAYGVSQIVKSLRYSIAPTRDGLRVTFGLFTTVTEIIPPGRVHAVEVRQSIFWRPFGWWTIKINRLTGKSLSDTSTDQFTTVLPVGLRGDVERVLRLLLPDVPEGEWGVAFEHGVLGPRDADPFVNTPPRGWWVRPLSWRRNGYLITPDALLVRRGWIWRSLALYPFARLQSVALHQGPLDRAARLATLRPHTVAGPVYGNLAAVDREGADALFAQVAERACEASRADRSHRWAVAAPAVATPAEPRTAHADARGRADEGDGRIGGGS is encoded by the coding sequence GTGACCGGCCCGCAGCCGGACGGCGAGTCCCGCGTACGCCCCCCGGCACCGGTCCACGCCGTGCCGGAGGACGTGGATGCCGCCGCCCGACGCTCCCAGGAGACGCTCTCCCGGGAGAGCCGCAGCGATCTGAGCGACGGGCAGTGGCACCGGCTGCACCCCCTGACGCCCCTCTTCCGCGGGGGCCTCTTCCTCGTCGTGGTGATCGGCATCGTCCTGGCGAACATGCGCGACCGGCTGGTGGCGATCTTCCTGCCCTGGCTGATCCCCGACCTTCCGGACGGCGTCTCCTCGGGCGATCCCGTCGACTGGGTGATCGAGGAGGGCCTGCTGGCCCTCGCGACGGTCGTGGTGCTGGCGGCGCTCGTCGTCATCGTGGGCGGTTTCTATCTCTCGTGGCGGTTCCACACCTTCCGCATCACCGACGACGACGTCGAGGTGCGCCAGGGCATCCTCTTCCGATCCCAGCGCCGCGCGCCGCTGGATCGGGTGCAGGGGGTGAACCTCACGCGCCCCCTCGTCGCGCGGCTGGCGGGGCTCGCAAAGCTCGAGGTCGTCGGAGCCGGAACCGACGCGAACGTCAAGCTCGAATACCTCACGACCGCGAACGCGGAGCGCGTGCGCGCAGACATCCTCCGTCTCGCCTCGGGGCGGCGGCTGGCCGAGCGCGTGGAGGAGGCGCGCTCGCCGTCGCGCGCCTCGGCGGTGTCGGCCGCCGTCTCGGAGGGCATCACGGGACTGATCGCGGGTGCGGAGGGCCCCGACGAGGAGCCCGAGAGCGTCGTGCACATCCCGACCGGCCGGCTCGTCGCCTCGCAGGTGCTGGGCGGCGGCACTCTCTGGCTGCTGCTGCTGATCATCGCGATGATCGTCGGCGGCGTCGTCGGCTCGCCGTGGGTGCTCATCGGCATCGTCCCGGCGGTGCTGGGTATCGGCGCCTACGGGGTCTCGCAGATCGTCAAGAGCCTCCGGTACTCGATCGCGCCCACTCGAGACGGACTGCGCGTGACCTTCGGGCTCTTCACGACCGTGACGGAGATCATCCCGCCCGGACGCGTGCACGCGGTCGAGGTGCGGCAGTCGATCTTCTGGCGGCCGTTCGGCTGGTGGACGATCAAGATCAACCGGCTGACGGGCAAGAGCCTCTCCGACACGTCGACCGATCAGTTCACGACGGTCCTCCCGGTGGGGCTGCGCGGCGACGTCGAGCGGGTGCTGCGGCTCCTGCTCCCCGACGTCCCCGAGGGGGAGTGGGGCGTCGCCTTCGAGCACGGGGTCCTCGGCCCCCGCGACGCGGATCCCTTCGTCAACACGCCTCCGCGCGGCTGGTGGGTGCGACCCCTGTCCTGGCGGCGCAACGGATACCTCATCACCCCCGACGCCCTCCTCGTGCGCAGGGGGTGGATCTGGCGCTCCCTCGCGCTCTATCCCTTCGCGCGCCTGCAGAGCGTCGCGCTGCACCAGGGGCCGCTCGATCGTGCGGCGAGGCTCGCGACGCTGCGCCCCCACACCGTCGCGGGGCCCGTCTACGGGAACCTCGCCGCCGTCGACCGGGAGGGGGCCGACGCGCTCTTCGCGCAGGTCGCGGAGCGCGCCTGCGAAGCCTCCCGCGCCGACCGCAGCCACCGATGGGCCGTCGCGGCTCCGGCCGTGGCGACGCCCGCCGAGCCCCGGACCGCTCACGCCGACGCGCGGGGCCGCGCCGACGAGGGCGATGGCCGGATCGGGGGCGGATCGTGA
- a CDS encoding DUF2520 domain-containing protein — translation MRSGRLGVGVIGAGRVGPVVAAALGAAGHALTGITAGSDPDRTEAILPGVPVLDAAEVARRSELVVLAVPGSEIPALVEGLAAVGAWQPGQLVLHTHAAFGTDVLRPAAEKGAIPLAVHPAITFTGTSIDLRQLNGGYAAVTAPAPVLPIAQALAVELGCEPVVITEGDRAAYGEAIATATEFSREIVRQSTALLAGVGVESPGMFLSALVRSSVDHALSAAFDAPWSDPGPTSPGDSIQG, via the coding sequence ATGCGCAGCGGCCGCCTCGGTGTCGGCGTCATCGGCGCCGGGCGCGTGGGGCCCGTGGTGGCCGCGGCCCTCGGCGCCGCGGGTCACGCCCTGACCGGCATCACGGCGGGGTCCGACCCCGACCGCACCGAGGCGATCCTGCCCGGCGTGCCGGTGCTGGATGCCGCGGAGGTCGCGCGGCGCAGCGAGCTCGTCGTGCTGGCCGTCCCGGGATCGGAGATCCCCGCCCTCGTCGAGGGCCTCGCCGCGGTCGGCGCCTGGCAGCCCGGTCAGCTCGTGCTGCACACGCACGCCGCGTTCGGCACGGACGTGCTGCGGCCGGCGGCCGAGAAGGGGGCCATCCCCCTCGCCGTCCACCCGGCCATCACCTTCACCGGCACGAGCATCGACCTCCGCCAGCTCAACGGCGGGTACGCGGCGGTCACGGCACCGGCTCCCGTGCTGCCGATCGCGCAGGCGCTCGCGGTCGAGCTGGGATGCGAGCCGGTCGTCATCACCGAAGGCGACCGCGCCGCATACGGCGAGGCGATCGCGACGGCCACGGAGTTCTCCCGCGAGATCGTCCGGCAGTCGACCGCGCTGCTGGCCGGGGTCGGCGTCGAGAGCCCCGGGATGTTCCTGTCGGCGCTCGTGCGATCCAGCGTCGATCATGCCCTCAGCGCGGCCTTCGACGCCCCCTGGAGCGACCCGGGGCCGACCTCCCCGGGCGATAGCATCCAAGGATGA
- the panC gene encoding pantoate--beta-alanine ligase, whose translation MIRTIEGLRTRLAEARAAARPTAASALSPAEPTVALISTIGALHEGHEDLIRLARDRADIVVVSVFVNPLRFATTAEFEAYPRTPEADAALLAGLGVDIVFAPDPAELLPRGAETTRVTAGDLGLRYEGRSRPRYFDALLTVEAKLMQLVQPDIAVYGRRDRQRVFLVERMVSDLFFGVEVLSVDTVRGEDGLPVSTRVGMLEPRDLAAATRLPRALEAAASNADRGVDACIAAAQSSLMGEERIRLDYLVVVDPRTFLPVDEGHRGPAVALIAATVAGHRFIDNTEIYIG comes from the coding sequence ATGATCCGCACCATCGAGGGGCTGCGCACCCGACTGGCGGAAGCCAGAGCCGCAGCCCGCCCGACCGCGGCATCCGCCCTTTCCCCGGCGGAGCCGACGGTCGCCCTCATCTCCACCATCGGCGCGCTGCACGAGGGGCACGAAGACCTCATCCGGCTCGCCCGCGACCGGGCGGACATCGTCGTGGTGTCGGTGTTCGTGAATCCTCTGCGCTTCGCCACCACCGCCGAGTTCGAGGCGTATCCGCGCACACCCGAGGCGGATGCCGCGCTGCTGGCCGGTCTCGGGGTCGACATCGTCTTCGCGCCCGACCCCGCGGAGCTGCTTCCCCGCGGCGCCGAGACGACGCGCGTCACCGCCGGAGATCTGGGCCTGCGGTACGAGGGTCGCTCGCGACCCCGCTATTTCGACGCTCTCCTGACGGTCGAGGCGAAGCTGATGCAGCTCGTGCAGCCCGACATCGCGGTGTACGGGCGCCGCGACCGGCAGCGGGTGTTCCTCGTGGAGCGGATGGTGTCGGATCTGTTCTTCGGCGTCGAGGTGCTGAGCGTCGACACCGTACGCGGGGAGGACGGCCTGCCCGTCTCGACGCGGGTGGGCATGCTCGAGCCGCGGGATCTCGCCGCGGCGACGCGGCTTCCCCGCGCTCTCGAGGCCGCGGCATCCAACGCCGATCGCGGAGTCGATGCGTGCATCGCCGCGGCGCAGTCCTCGCTGATGGGCGAGGAGCGCATCCGCCTCGACTATCTCGTCGTCGTCGACCCGCGAACGTTCCTGCCGGTGGACGAGGGCCATCGCGGGCCCGCGGTCGCGCTCATCGCCGCCACGGTCGCGGGGCACCGCTTCATCGACAACACCGAGATCTACATCGGCTGA
- the lysS gene encoding lysine--tRNA ligase has protein sequence MTDRSDVPADTTAEDDVFEQKAVRLAKRERLIEERTDAAGGAYPVAVPITTTIPALRAEYGELEADTRTGARAGVAGRIVFSRNTGKLCFASLQSGDGSRIQAMVSLAEVGEESLQRWKDLVDLGDHVFVSGEVISSRRGELSIMVSDWRIAAKALLPLPNLHSELSEESRVRSRYLDLIVRDQARQTVLSRAEVNASLRRTFSSHGFVEVETPMLQVQHGGASARPFVTRSNAFDTELYLRIAPELFLKRAVVGGLERVFEINRNFRNEGADSTHSPEFAMLEAYQAYSDYNGIADLTQELIQDAARAVAGSTSVTWADGTEFDLGGDWDRISMYPSLSAAAGREVTPATSIDELRALAAEAGIEEPPHATHGKLVEELWEHFVKTGLERPTFVMDFPVDTSPLVREHRTEPGVVEKWDLYVRGFELATGYSELVDPVIQRERFVEQAKLAARGDVEAMRIDEEFLRALEHGMPPSGGMGMGIDRLLMAITGLGIRETILFPLVK, from the coding sequence ATGACCGATCGTTCCGACGTGCCCGCCGACACCACCGCCGAGGACGACGTCTTCGAGCAGAAGGCGGTGCGCCTGGCCAAGCGGGAGCGCCTCATCGAGGAGCGGACGGATGCCGCGGGCGGCGCCTACCCCGTAGCCGTTCCGATCACGACGACCATCCCGGCGCTGCGCGCGGAGTACGGCGAGCTCGAGGCGGACACCCGCACGGGCGCGCGGGCCGGTGTCGCCGGACGCATCGTCTTCAGCCGCAACACCGGCAAGCTGTGCTTCGCGAGCCTGCAGTCGGGTGACGGCAGCCGCATCCAGGCGATGGTCTCGCTCGCCGAAGTGGGCGAGGAGTCGCTGCAGCGCTGGAAGGACCTGGTCGACCTGGGCGACCATGTCTTCGTGTCGGGAGAGGTGATCTCGAGCCGCCGCGGCGAGCTGTCGATCATGGTCTCGGACTGGCGGATCGCGGCGAAGGCGCTGCTTCCGCTGCCGAATCTGCACTCCGAGCTGAGCGAGGAGAGCCGGGTGCGCAGCCGGTACCTCGACCTGATCGTGCGCGACCAGGCCCGGCAGACGGTGCTCTCCCGCGCCGAGGTCAACGCATCCCTGCGGCGCACGTTCTCGTCGCACGGATTCGTCGAGGTCGAGACGCCGATGCTGCAGGTGCAGCACGGCGGCGCGAGCGCCCGGCCCTTCGTCACGCGCTCGAACGCCTTCGACACCGAGCTCTACCTGCGCATCGCTCCTGAGCTCTTCCTCAAGCGCGCCGTCGTCGGCGGCCTCGAGCGGGTGTTCGAGATCAACCGCAACTTCCGCAACGAGGGTGCCGATTCCACGCACAGCCCGGAGTTCGCGATGCTCGAGGCGTACCAGGCCTACAGCGACTACAACGGCATCGCCGACCTGACGCAGGAGCTCATCCAGGATGCCGCCCGCGCCGTCGCGGGATCGACGAGCGTCACGTGGGCCGACGGCACCGAGTTCGACCTCGGCGGCGACTGGGACCGCATCTCGATGTACCCGTCGCTCTCCGCGGCGGCGGGGCGAGAGGTCACCCCCGCGACCTCGATCGACGAGCTCCGCGCGCTCGCGGCGGAGGCGGGCATCGAGGAGCCCCCCCACGCCACGCACGGCAAGCTCGTCGAGGAGCTGTGGGAGCACTTCGTCAAGACGGGCCTCGAGCGCCCCACCTTCGTCATGGACTTCCCCGTCGACACCAGCCCGCTCGTGCGCGAGCACCGCACCGAGCCGGGCGTCGTGGAGAAATGGGACCTCTACGTGCGCGGGTTCGAGCTGGCCACCGGCTACTCCGAGCTCGTCGACCCCGTCATCCAGCGGGAGCGGTTCGTGGAACAGGCGAAGCTGGCGGCGCGGGGCGATGTCGAGGCCATGCGCATCGACGAGGAGTTCCTCCGCGCGCTCGAGCACGGCATGCCGCCCTCGGGAGGCATGGGGATGGGCATCGACCGGCTGCTCATGGCCATCACCGGCCTCGGCATCCGCGAGACGATCCTCTTCCCGCTCGTCAAGTAG
- a CDS encoding DUF4192 family protein, translated as MQTVFKAADAADFLALVPALAGYRPVDSVALVLFRGTRTAGVIRLDLAAFRDPLSVDSAAATAVGLACKVDSVDGVAVVVYTDDPLRAGPDDLPCRDAVDAIEAKAHACGLQLVDALCVAADAWGSYLDAETPPGGWDLDRIRRREADVPFALPASGATQSDGASLPAVDLAEKERVARAHAALQDAAAALGCGVGHGRGDLAGIDPRALAIVGALDDLPAFFERSLTWAPASLDPFDAATLLWCIERPVFRDVFLTQMCGDVETGDATLADQLAWHAGEDLAEDCADALLGRGPRPEPARLTTALELMRRVAATAPRARRPGPMSAAAWLCWALGRSTQAAWFATEALRIEPEHGMATIVLTLVQNAVLPEWAFERP; from the coding sequence ATGCAGACCGTGTTCAAGGCCGCCGACGCCGCCGACTTCCTCGCCCTCGTCCCCGCTCTGGCCGGCTACCGGCCTGTCGACAGCGTCGCGCTGGTGCTCTTCCGCGGCACACGCACGGCGGGCGTCATCCGCCTCGATCTGGCGGCCTTCCGCGATCCGCTGAGCGTGGACAGCGCCGCGGCGACCGCCGTGGGGCTCGCGTGCAAGGTCGACAGCGTCGACGGGGTCGCCGTCGTCGTCTACACAGACGACCCGCTCCGCGCGGGCCCGGACGACCTGCCCTGCCGCGACGCCGTCGACGCGATCGAGGCGAAGGCGCACGCGTGCGGGCTCCAACTCGTCGACGCCCTGTGCGTCGCGGCCGACGCATGGGGTTCCTACCTCGACGCCGAGACCCCGCCCGGCGGATGGGACCTCGACCGCATCCGGCGACGGGAAGCCGACGTGCCCTTCGCCCTGCCGGCCTCCGGGGCGACGCAGTCCGACGGGGCGTCCCTGCCGGCCGTCGACCTGGCCGAGAAGGAGCGCGTCGCCCGCGCGCACGCTGCGCTGCAGGATGCCGCGGCCGCGCTCGGCTGCGGCGTCGGGCACGGCCGGGGCGATCTCGCCGGCATCGATCCCCGGGCCCTCGCGATCGTCGGCGCCCTGGACGACCTCCCGGCCTTCTTCGAGCGGTCGCTGACGTGGGCGCCGGCCTCGCTCGACCCCTTCGACGCCGCGACCCTGCTGTGGTGCATCGAGCGGCCCGTCTTCCGCGATGTGTTCCTCACGCAGATGTGCGGCGACGTGGAGACCGGCGACGCCACCCTCGCCGATCAGCTGGCCTGGCACGCGGGCGAGGACCTTGCGGAGGACTGCGCCGATGCTCTGCTCGGGCGGGGTCCTCGGCCCGAGCCGGCGCGGCTGACGACCGCGCTCGAGCTGATGCGCCGCGTCGCCGCCACTGCGCCACGGGCTCGCCGCCCCGGTCCGATGTCGGCGGCGGCGTGGCTCTGCTGGGCGCTCGGCCGGTCGACGCAGGCCGCCTGGTTCGCGACCGAGGCCCTGCGAATCGAGCCCGAGCACGGCATGGCGACGATCGTGCTCACGCTGGTTCAGAACGCCGTGCTGCCCGAGTGGGCGTTCGAGCGGCCGTGA
- the cls gene encoding cardiolipin synthase → MLVLDIDITWPVLVLLLFDLTIRVWAIIVIPRNRRPTSATAWLLAIYFIPVVGLLLFFLIGNPKLPRHRRKQQEQINAYIRERTKDLDFGTLRPNAPAWFTSLVGMNRHLGAMPLAGDNAAQLISGYQESLDAMAEAIRGAREHVHVEFYILQTDAATDDFFRAMEEATARGVTVRVLLDHWANRGKPHYRRTLKRLDAMGAAWRLMLPVQPLKGKWQRPDLRNHRKLLVVDGRVAFMGSQNVTDSTYNLKKNIRRGLHWVDLMVRLEGAIVPSVNAVFLSDWFSETNEALTAEFDLDDLRAGPGDLDCQVVPSGPGFDVGNNLRLFLGLLYAAERKVIIVSPYFVPDEALLLAITSACYRGIEVQLFVSEEGDQAIVYHAQRSYYEALLEAGVKIWMYRKPYILHSKSLTVDDEIAVIGSSNMDMRSFGLNMEISLLVRGAEFVDQMREVEDQYRSLSRELTLDEWRQQPLRSTVLDNLARLTSALQ, encoded by the coding sequence GTGCTCGTCCTCGACATCGACATCACATGGCCGGTGCTTGTCCTGCTGCTGTTCGACCTCACGATCCGCGTGTGGGCGATCATCGTCATCCCGCGCAATCGCCGCCCCACCTCGGCGACCGCGTGGCTGCTCGCGATCTACTTCATCCCCGTCGTGGGGCTGCTGCTGTTCTTCCTGATCGGCAACCCGAAGCTGCCGCGGCACCGTCGCAAGCAGCAGGAGCAGATCAACGCCTACATCCGGGAACGCACGAAGGATCTCGACTTCGGCACGCTGCGCCCCAACGCTCCGGCATGGTTCACCTCGCTCGTCGGCATGAACCGCCACCTCGGCGCGATGCCGCTCGCCGGCGACAACGCCGCGCAGCTGATCTCGGGCTACCAGGAGAGTCTCGACGCGATGGCCGAGGCCATCCGCGGCGCGCGCGAGCACGTGCACGTGGAGTTCTACATCCTGCAGACCGACGCGGCGACCGACGACTTCTTCCGCGCCATGGAGGAGGCCACCGCGCGGGGGGTGACGGTGCGGGTGCTTCTGGACCACTGGGCCAACCGGGGCAAGCCGCACTACCGGCGCACGCTCAAGCGCCTCGACGCGATGGGGGCCGCCTGGAGGCTCATGCTCCCCGTGCAGCCGCTGAAGGGCAAGTGGCAGAGGCCCGACCTGCGCAATCACCGCAAGCTGCTCGTCGTCGACGGGCGCGTGGCGTTCATGGGCTCGCAGAACGTGACGGATTCGACCTATAACCTGAAGAAGAACATCCGGCGGGGGCTGCACTGGGTCGACCTCATGGTGCGGCTGGAGGGGGCGATCGTCCCGAGCGTCAACGCGGTGTTCCTCTCCGACTGGTTCAGCGAGACGAACGAGGCGCTCACGGCCGAGTTCGACCTCGACGACCTTCGCGCCGGGCCCGGTGATCTCGACTGCCAGGTGGTTCCGTCGGGGCCGGGATTCGATGTCGGGAACAATCTCAGGCTCTTCCTCGGCCTGCTCTACGCCGCCGAACGCAAGGTCATCATCGTCAGCCCCTACTTCGTGCCCGACGAGGCGCTCCTGCTTGCCATCACCTCGGCCTGCTACCGAGGCATCGAGGTGCAGCTGTTCGTCTCGGAGGAGGGCGATCAGGCGATCGTGTACCACGCGCAGCGCAGCTATTACGAGGCGCTGCTCGAGGCGGGCGTGAAGATCTGGATGTACCGGAAGCCCTACATCCTCCACTCGAAGAGCCTCACCGTCGACGACGAGATCGCCGTCATCGGGTCGAGCAACATGGACATGCGCTCCTTCGGTCTCAACATGGAGATCTCGCTGCTCGTGCGCGGGGCGGAGTTCGTCGATCAGATGCGCGAGGTCGAGGATCAGTACCGCTCGCTCTCGCGAGAGCTCACCCTGGACGAGTGGCGTCAGCAGCCCCTCCGGTCGACGGTCCTCGACAATCTCGCGCGTCTGACGTCGGCCCTGCAGTAG
- a CDS encoding ATP-dependent Clp protease ATP-binding subunit: MFERFTDRARRVVVLAQEEAKMLNHNYIGTEHILLGLIHEGEGVAAKALESLGISLDAVREQVQDIIGQGQQQPTGHIPFTPRAKKVLELSLREALQLGHNYIGTEHILLGLIREGEGVAAQVLVKLGADLNKVRQQVIQLLSGYQGKEPAAVSGAAHESQQAAQGGSAVLDQFGRNLTQAARDNKLDPVIGREKEIERVMQILSRRSKNNPVLIGEPGVGKTAVVEGLAQAIVKGDVPETLKDKQVYSLDLGSLIAGSRYRGDFEERLKKVTKEIRTRGDIIVFIDEIHTLVGAGAAEGAIDAASILKPLLARGELQTIGATTLDEYRKHFEKDAALERRFQPIQVAEPSLPHAINILKGLRDRYEAHHKVQITDGAIVAAANLADRYISDRFLPDKAIDLIDEAGARLRLSILSSPPELREFDEKIAKVREQKELASEEQDFEKAASLRDEEKSLLAERLRLEKQWRSGDVASHAVVDEGLIAEVLAQATGIPVFKLTEEETSRLVFMEKALHQRVIGQEEAIAALSKTIRRQRAGLKDPKRPSGSFIFAGPTGVGKTEMAKALAEFLFDDEGALISLDMSEFGEKHTVSRLFGAPPGFVGFEEGGQLTEKVRRKPFSVVLFDEIEKAHPDIFNSLLQILEEGRLTDGQGRVVDFKNTVIIMTTNLGSSAIAGGPVGFQIEGDSQTSYERMKGKVDEELKRHFKPEFLNRLDDIIVFPQLTKAELVQIVDLFTKRLAERLLDRDMTIELSTSAKERLIEIGFDPALGARPLRRAMQHEVEDRLSEKILHGELNAGDHVKVDAEGGQFTFEVAPRGDKVAVGVGAAGEIAATPDIAAAD; this comes from the coding sequence ATGTTCGAGAGATTCACCGACCGTGCCCGTCGAGTGGTGGTGCTCGCCCAAGAAGAGGCGAAGATGCTCAACCACAACTACATCGGCACCGAGCACATCCTGCTCGGGCTGATCCACGAGGGCGAGGGGGTCGCCGCCAAGGCGCTCGAGTCCCTCGGCATCTCGCTCGATGCCGTCCGCGAGCAGGTGCAGGACATCATCGGCCAGGGGCAGCAGCAGCCGACGGGCCACATCCCCTTCACACCGCGCGCCAAGAAGGTGCTCGAGCTGTCGCTGCGCGAAGCCCTGCAGCTCGGCCACAACTACATCGGCACCGAGCACATCCTCCTGGGGCTCATCCGCGAGGGCGAGGGCGTCGCCGCTCAGGTGCTCGTCAAGCTCGGCGCAGACCTCAACAAGGTGCGCCAGCAGGTGATCCAGCTCCTGTCGGGCTACCAGGGCAAGGAGCCCGCGGCCGTCTCCGGCGCAGCGCACGAGAGCCAGCAGGCCGCGCAGGGCGGATCCGCCGTGCTCGACCAGTTCGGCCGCAACCTCACGCAGGCCGCCCGCGACAACAAGCTCGACCCCGTCATCGGGCGCGAGAAGGAGATCGAGCGGGTCATGCAGATCCTCTCGCGTCGCTCCAAGAACAACCCCGTGCTGATCGGTGAGCCCGGCGTCGGCAAGACCGCCGTCGTCGAGGGCCTCGCCCAGGCGATCGTCAAGGGCGATGTGCCCGAGACGCTCAAGGACAAGCAGGTCTACTCGCTCGACCTCGGCTCGCTCATCGCCGGCTCCCGCTACCGCGGCGACTTCGAGGAGCGCCTGAAGAAGGTCACGAAGGAGATCCGCACGCGCGGCGACATCATCGTCTTCATCGACGAGATCCACACCCTCGTGGGTGCGGGCGCCGCCGAAGGCGCGATCGACGCCGCATCCATCCTGAAGCCGCTCCTCGCCCGCGGAGAGCTGCAGACGATCGGCGCCACGACACTCGACGAGTACCGCAAGCACTTCGAGAAGGATGCCGCGCTCGAGCGCCGCTTCCAGCCGATCCAGGTCGCCGAGCCGTCGCTGCCCCACGCGATCAACATCCTGAAGGGCCTGCGCGACCGGTACGAGGCCCACCACAAGGTGCAGATCACGGATGGCGCGATCGTCGCCGCCGCGAACCTCGCCGATCGCTACATCAGCGACCGCTTCCTGCCCGACAAGGCGATCGACCTGATCGACGAGGCCGGCGCCCGCCTGCGTCTGTCGATCCTGTCCTCGCCCCCCGAGCTGCGCGAGTTCGACGAGAAGATCGCCAAGGTGCGCGAGCAGAAGGAGCTCGCCTCCGAGGAACAGGACTTCGAGAAGGCCGCATCGCTGCGCGACGAGGAGAAGTCGCTGCTCGCCGAGCGTCTGCGCCTGGAGAAGCAGTGGCGCTCGGGCGACGTCGCCTCCCACGCGGTGGTCGACGAGGGCCTGATCGCCGAGGTGCTGGCGCAGGCCACCGGCATCCCCGTCTTCAAGCTGACGGAGGAGGAGACCAGCCGTCTCGTCTTCATGGAGAAGGCGCTGCACCAGCGCGTCATCGGCCAGGAGGAGGCGATCGCCGCCCTGTCGAAGACGATCCGACGCCAGCGCGCAGGCCTGAAGGACCCCAAGCGTCCCTCGGGCTCGTTCATCTTCGCCGGACCCACGGGTGTCGGAAAGACAGAGATGGCGAAGGCGCTCGCCGAGTTCCTCTTCGACGACGAGGGCGCCCTGATCTCGCTCGACATGTCGGAGTTCGGGGAGAAGCACACCGTCTCGCGCCTGTTCGGCGCCCCTCCCGGCTTCGTCGGGTTCGAGGAGGGCGGCCAGCTCACCGAGAAGGTGCGCCGCAAGCCGTTCTCGGTCGTGCTGTTCGACGAGATCGAGAAGGCCCACCCCGACATCTTCAACTCGCTGCTGCAGATCCTCGAAGAGGGTCGCCTGACCGATGGTCAGGGGCGCGTCGTCGACTTCAAGAACACGGTCATCATCATGACGACCAACCTCGGTTCGTCGGCGATCGCGGGCGGTCCCGTCGGCTTCCAGATCGAGGGCGACTCGCAGACCAGCTACGAGCGGATGAAGGGCAAGGTCGACGAGGAGCTCAAGCGCCACTTCAAGCCCGAGTTCCTCAACCGACTCGACGACATCATCGTCTTCCCGCAGCTGACGAAGGCCGAGCTGGTGCAGATCGTCGACCTGTTCACGAAGCGCCTCGCCGAGCGCCTGCTCGACCGCGACATGACGATCGAGCTGTCGACCTCGGCCAAGGAGCGGCTCATCGAGATCGGGTTCGACCCCGCGCTCGGTGCGCGTCCCCTGCGCCGCGCGATGCAGCACGAGGTCGAGGACCGTCTCAGCGAGAAGATCCTGCACGGCGAGCTGAACGCCGGCGACCACGTGAAGGTGGATGCCGAGGGCGGCCAGTTCACGTTCGAGGTCGCACCGCGCGGAGACAAGGTCGCCGTCGGCGTCGGAGCCGCGGGGGAGATCGCCGCGACGCCGGACATCGCCGCCGCCGACTGA